One Cellulomonas sp. NS3 genomic region harbors:
- a CDS encoding ExeM/NucH family extracellular endonuclease, whose protein sequence is MHLSHPWLRRSAVAAAATAALTLPGVAPGYAAVAPDAAVVINEVYGGGGNTGSVLTHDFVELYNASDAPVELSSWSLQYASAAGTLWSGSIPLTGTVPARSTYLVQAATQTAGTVSNLPTPDATGTVNLSGTNGNVALVSSATRLTCATTACASDPAVVDLVGFGTGAAFAGAPAPAPSATTSIARTGAANTADNKADFTAGAPTPAGTGGTQPTPEPTPTATPTPTATPTPTPTTAPEPIAIAAIQGTGAASTYVGASVTTRGVVTAAYPTGGLRGFVIQTPGTGGPTDPATRTASDALFVYQPAGVTATVGQHVEVTGTVAEFNGLTQVTASTVTPLAAAEPVTPAVAPWPTTDAQRETLESMLYAPAGAFTVSNTYSTNQYGEVGLASGDRPLIQPTDVAAPGSPEAAAVAADNAARAVVLDDGATTNFLTAANSSQTPPYVSLTDPVRVGAPVVFTQPLIVDFRNSTWKLNPTSQVTDATPLAERTQFTNTRAAAPDAEALGAADLRVASFNVLNYFTTLGADTAGCSPYRDRTGDGVTVDECTDNGPRGAWDGGDLARQQAKIVAAINATDADVVGLMEIENSAALGEQADEATQTLVAALNAADPSAGWAHVPSSGDLPDASELDVITNALIYRTGSVELLGEARALGDLSDTGEAFANAREPIAQAFVPLGGGEPFLVVVNHFKSKGSAGPLPGDADAGDGQGASNASRVAQATALAAWVPTVLDDYTTTPVEAVALVGDFNAYTREDPLEVLYDAGYTDVTAHFGTGEYSYSFSGLAGSLDHVLVNEAMLARSTGADIWEINAPESLALEYSRYNYHGTVLTDASPYRSSDHDPVLLGITAAAPAETTELTLLNLNDFHGRIDANTVAVAGTIEQERAAHGEDSTVLLSAGDNIGASLFASSVQRDQPTIDVLNALDLRASAVGNHEFDGGFADLVDRVAADRTNARWAYLGANVYLDGTTTPALPEYEILEVAGKRLAVVGAVTQETPSLVTPAGVAGLDFGDPVDAVNRVVAQLSDGDEANGEADVFVAEYHEGAGAGTPDGATLEEEVAAGGVFAKIVTETDADVAAIFTGHTHKQYAWDAPVPGREGQTRPVLQTGSYGEFIGSITLTVDNDTDALVSYEAKNVKRTTTPAAELVAAYSRVAEVKAIVDAALEVAKVEGNKVVGSISADITTAYTGTTSGDRASESTLGGLVADALKASLSDPARGGAQIGVVNPGGLRADLFATQSSYTPPGPAADGQITYAQANAVLPFLNNLWTVSLTGEQFVTLLEQQWQRDKDGNVPSRPYLQLGLSDNVTYTFDPALPEGDRITSVTVDGQPIDLEASYRVGTFSFLATGGDNFRVFTEGADPRDSGLVDRDAWISYLGANQPVSPDFARQSVQVTGLPTEATQGETVAFDVAKLDLTSLGSPANTSLTATWAGSAAAPVEIPVSGGAASVELAVPDDVEGEVLLTLVAAPSGTTVTIPVTVEAGGPVATVPPGRATLVSDNGWDTGLRDGDYTISAALWWGQNGTTFRLFENGVLIDTQKVTDRSPLPQFASVQVTGRANGTYVYTGELVNAAGTTATTSVTVKVTDANPGKPSLAHDNWDGDGSYTVTATKWWGTAASEYRLYENDVLVDTQALTGTGPGAQSASTAFTGKAAGTYRYRVELANAAGTTSSNEITVKVKKKS, encoded by the coding sequence ATGCACCTGTCCCACCCCTGGCTGCGGCGCTCCGCCGTCGCCGCTGCCGCCACCGCGGCACTCACGCTCCCCGGGGTCGCCCCGGGGTACGCCGCCGTCGCACCCGACGCCGCGGTCGTGATCAACGAGGTCTACGGCGGGGGCGGCAACACCGGCTCGGTCCTGACCCACGACTTCGTCGAGCTCTACAACGCGTCCGACGCCCCCGTGGAGCTGTCCTCGTGGTCGCTGCAGTACGCGTCCGCGGCCGGCACGCTGTGGAGCGGGTCCATCCCGCTCACGGGCACGGTCCCCGCGCGCAGCACGTACCTCGTCCAGGCGGCGACGCAGACGGCCGGGACGGTCTCGAACCTCCCGACCCCCGACGCCACGGGCACGGTCAACCTGTCCGGGACGAACGGCAACGTGGCCCTCGTCTCGTCCGCCACCCGGCTCACCTGCGCGACGACGGCGTGCGCGAGCGACCCGGCGGTCGTCGACCTCGTGGGCTTCGGCACAGGCGCGGCGTTCGCGGGCGCACCCGCCCCGGCGCCGAGCGCGACGACGTCGATCGCGCGCACGGGCGCGGCCAACACCGCGGACAACAAGGCCGACTTCACGGCGGGCGCACCGACGCCGGCGGGCACGGGCGGCACGCAGCCCACCCCGGAGCCGACTCCCACCGCGACGCCCACCCCCACGGCGACGCCCACGCCCACCCCGACGACCGCCCCCGAGCCGATCGCGATCGCCGCGATCCAGGGCACCGGCGCGGCGAGCACGTACGTCGGCGCGAGCGTCACGACGCGCGGCGTCGTCACCGCCGCCTACCCGACCGGCGGGCTGCGCGGGTTCGTCATCCAGACGCCCGGCACGGGCGGCCCGACCGACCCGGCGACGCGCACGGCGTCCGACGCGCTGTTCGTCTACCAGCCCGCGGGCGTCACGGCGACCGTCGGCCAGCACGTCGAGGTCACCGGCACCGTGGCCGAGTTCAACGGCCTGACGCAGGTCACCGCGTCGACGGTCACGCCGCTCGCGGCGGCCGAGCCCGTGACCCCCGCGGTCGCGCCATGGCCCACCACCGACGCGCAGCGCGAGACGCTCGAGTCGATGCTCTACGCCCCGGCGGGCGCCTTCACGGTGAGCAACACGTACTCGACGAACCAGTACGGCGAGGTCGGGCTCGCGTCCGGCGACCGCCCGCTGATCCAGCCGACCGACGTCGCCGCCCCCGGCTCGCCCGAGGCCGCCGCGGTCGCCGCGGACAACGCCGCACGCGCGGTGGTGCTCGACGACGGCGCGACGACGAACTTCCTGACCGCGGCGAACTCGTCGCAGACGCCGCCGTACGTCTCGCTGACCGACCCGGTCCGCGTGGGCGCCCCGGTGGTGTTCACCCAGCCGCTGATCGTCGACTTCCGGAACTCGACCTGGAAGCTCAACCCGACGAGCCAGGTCACGGACGCGACGCCGCTCGCGGAGCGCACGCAGTTCACGAACACGCGTGCCGCGGCGCCGGACGCGGAGGCGCTGGGCGCCGCCGACCTGCGGGTCGCGTCGTTCAACGTGCTCAACTACTTCACGACGCTCGGCGCGGACACCGCGGGCTGCTCGCCCTACCGGGACCGCACCGGGGACGGCGTGACGGTCGACGAGTGCACCGACAACGGCCCGCGCGGCGCCTGGGACGGCGGCGACCTCGCCCGCCAGCAGGCCAAGATCGTCGCGGCGATCAACGCCACGGACGCGGACGTCGTCGGTCTCATGGAGATCGAGAACTCGGCGGCGCTCGGCGAGCAGGCCGACGAGGCCACGCAGACGCTCGTCGCGGCCCTGAACGCCGCGGACCCGTCCGCGGGCTGGGCGCACGTCCCGTCCTCGGGGGACCTGCCGGACGCGAGCGAGCTCGACGTCATCACGAACGCGCTGATCTACCGGACGGGCTCGGTCGAGCTGCTCGGGGAGGCCCGCGCGCTCGGCGACCTCAGCGACACCGGCGAGGCGTTCGCGAACGCCCGCGAGCCGATCGCGCAGGCGTTCGTCCCGCTCGGCGGCGGCGAGCCGTTCCTCGTGGTCGTCAACCACTTCAAGTCCAAGGGCTCGGCGGGCCCGCTCCCGGGCGACGCCGACGCCGGCGACGGCCAGGGCGCGTCCAACGCGTCGCGCGTCGCGCAGGCCACGGCCCTCGCCGCGTGGGTCCCGACGGTGCTCGACGACTACACGACCACCCCGGTCGAGGCCGTCGCGCTCGTCGGCGACTTCAACGCGTACACGCGCGAGGACCCGCTCGAGGTGCTGTACGACGCCGGGTACACCGACGTCACCGCGCACTTCGGCACGGGCGAGTACTCGTACAGCTTCAGCGGGCTCGCGGGGTCGCTCGACCACGTGCTCGTCAATGAGGCGATGCTCGCGCGCTCGACGGGTGCGGACATCTGGGAGATCAACGCCCCCGAGTCCCTCGCGCTCGAGTACAGCCGGTACAACTACCACGGCACGGTCCTCACGGACGCGAGCCCGTACCGGTCCTCGGACCACGACCCGGTGCTCCTCGGCATCACGGCCGCCGCTCCTGCGGAGACCACCGAGCTGACCCTGCTCAACCTCAACGACTTCCACGGGCGGATCGACGCCAACACCGTGGCCGTCGCGGGGACCATCGAGCAGGAGCGCGCGGCGCACGGCGAGGACTCGACCGTGCTGCTGTCCGCGGGCGACAACATCGGCGCGTCGCTGTTCGCGTCGTCGGTCCAGCGGGACCAGCCGACGATCGACGTGCTCAACGCGCTCGACCTCCGCGCGTCGGCCGTGGGCAACCACGAGTTCGACGGCGGGTTCGCCGACCTCGTCGACCGCGTCGCCGCCGACCGGACCAACGCCCGGTGGGCGTACCTCGGCGCGAACGTCTACCTCGACGGCACCACGACCCCGGCGCTGCCGGAGTACGAGATCCTCGAGGTCGCCGGCAAGCGGCTCGCCGTCGTCGGCGCCGTGACGCAGGAGACGCCGTCGCTCGTGACGCCGGCCGGTGTCGCGGGCCTCGACTTCGGGGACCCCGTCGACGCCGTCAACCGGGTCGTCGCGCAGCTGAGCGACGGCGACGAGGCGAACGGCGAGGCCGACGTGTTCGTGGCCGAGTACCACGAGGGCGCGGGTGCGGGCACGCCCGACGGCGCGACCCTCGAGGAGGAGGTCGCCGCGGGCGGCGTCTTCGCGAAGATCGTCACGGAGACCGACGCCGACGTGGCGGCGATCTTCACGGGCCACACCCACAAGCAGTACGCGTGGGACGCCCCGGTCCCCGGCCGCGAGGGCCAGACCCGCCCGGTCCTGCAGACCGGCTCGTACGGCGAGTTCATCGGCTCGATCACGCTGACGGTCGACAACGACACCGACGCGCTCGTCTCGTACGAGGCGAAGAACGTCAAGCGCACGACGACCCCCGCCGCCGAGCTCGTCGCCGCGTACTCGCGCGTCGCCGAGGTCAAGGCGATCGTCGACGCGGCGCTCGAGGTCGCCAAGGTCGAGGGCAACAAGGTCGTCGGCAGCATCTCCGCCGACATCACGACCGCGTACACCGGCACGACGAGCGGGGACCGCGCGTCGGAGTCGACCCTCGGCGGGCTCGTGGCCGACGCGCTCAAGGCCAGCCTGAGCGACCCGGCTCGTGGCGGCGCCCAGATCGGCGTCGTCAACCCCGGCGGCCTGCGTGCGGACCTGTTCGCGACGCAGTCGTCGTACACCCCGCCGGGCCCGGCCGCGGACGGCCAGATCACGTACGCCCAGGCGAACGCGGTCCTGCCGTTCCTCAACAACCTGTGGACGGTCTCGCTCACGGGCGAGCAGTTCGTGACGCTCCTCGAGCAGCAGTGGCAGCGCGACAAGGACGGCAACGTGCCGTCGCGCCCCTACCTGCAGCTGGGCCTGTCGGACAACGTCACGTACACGTTCGACCCGGCGCTGCCCGAGGGCGACCGCATCACGTCGGTCACCGTTGACGGTCAGCCGATCGACCTGGAGGCGTCGTACCGCGTGGGGACGTTCTCGTTCCTCGCGACGGGTGGCGACAACTTCCGGGTGTTCACGGAGGGCGCGGACCCGCGCGACTCGGGTCTCGTCGACCGCGACGCCTGGATCTCCTACCTCGGCGCCAACCAGCCGGTCTCGCCGGACTTCGCGCGGCAGTCGGTCCAGGTGACCGGCCTGCCGACCGAGGCGACGCAGGGCGAGACGGTCGCGTTCGACGTGGCGAAGCTGGACCTCACGTCGCTCGGCAGCCCGGCGAACACGTCGCTCACCGCGACGTGGGCCGGGAGCGCCGCGGCGCCCGTCGAGATCCCGGTCTCGGGCGGGGCCGCCTCGGTCGAGCTGGCCGTGCCGGACGACGTCGAGGGCGAGGTGCTGCTCACGCTCGTGGCGGCGCCGTCGGGCACGACCGTGACGATCCCCGTGACCGTCGAGGCGGGCGGTCCCGTGGCCACGGTGCCGCCGGGCCGTGCGACGCTCGTGAGCGACAACGGGTGGGACACCGGCCTGCGGGACGGCGACTACACCATCTCGGCCGCGCTGTGGTGGGGCCAGAACGGCACGACGTTCCGCCTGTTCGAGAACGGGGTGCTGATCGACACGCAGAAGGTGACCGACCGGTCCCCGCTCCCGCAGTTCGCCTCTGTGCAGGTCACCGGCCGGGCGAACGGCACGTACGTGTACACCGGCGAGCTCGTCAACGCCGCGGGCACGACCGCGACCACGTCGGTCACGGTCAAGGTCACGGACGCCAACCCCGGCAAGCCGTCGCTCGCGCACGACAACTGGGACGGCGACGGCTCGTACACCGTGACCGCCACGAAGTGGTGGGGCACGGCGGCGAGCGAGTACCGGCTCTACGAGAACGACGTCCTCGTCGACACGCAGGCGCTCACGGGCACCGGCCCCGGCGCGCAGTCCGCGTCGACGGCGTTCACCGGCAAGGCGGCGGGCACGTACCGCTACCGCGTCGAGCTCGCGAACGCCGCAGGGACGACGAGCAGCAACGAGATCACGGTCAAGGTCAAGAAGAAGTCCTGA
- a CDS encoding exodeoxyribonuclease III produces MLTIATVNVNGIRAAWKRGMGDWLTTRKPDVLLLQEVRAPDELLSDFLPTAEWDLAHEASEFKGRAGVAIASRLPMSAIRIGLATGNACDTGRWVEADLEVAATDDAPARTLTVVSAYIHSGTVGTPSMEEKYSFLEAVTARMAAIADAGGLAVVAGDINIAHRNVDLKNWKGNQKSAGFLPEERAYLDRWFDDLGWRDLGREHGGEGPGPYTWWSWRGQAFDNDAGWRLDYQIATPALADLARSVEVDRADAYAARFSDHAPVVVGYEL; encoded by the coding sequence GTGCTGACGATCGCGACCGTGAACGTGAACGGGATCCGTGCCGCCTGGAAGCGCGGCATGGGGGACTGGCTCACGACCCGCAAGCCCGACGTGCTCCTGCTCCAGGAGGTCCGCGCGCCCGACGAGCTGCTGAGCGACTTCCTGCCCACCGCCGAGTGGGACCTCGCGCACGAGGCGTCCGAGTTCAAGGGCCGCGCGGGCGTCGCGATCGCCTCGCGACTGCCGATGTCGGCGATCCGCATCGGGCTCGCGACGGGGAACGCCTGCGACACCGGGCGCTGGGTCGAGGCGGATCTCGAGGTCGCCGCGACCGACGACGCCCCGGCGCGCACCCTCACCGTCGTCTCGGCCTACATCCACTCCGGCACGGTCGGGACGCCGTCGATGGAGGAGAAGTACTCCTTCCTCGAGGCGGTCACGGCGCGGATGGCGGCCATCGCGGACGCCGGCGGCCTCGCGGTGGTGGCGGGCGACATCAACATCGCGCACCGCAACGTCGACCTGAAGAACTGGAAGGGCAACCAGAAGTCCGCGGGCTTCCTGCCCGAGGAGCGCGCCTACCTCGACCGCTGGTTCGACGACCTCGGCTGGCGGGACCTCGGGCGCGAGCACGGCGGGGAGGGCCCCGGGCCGTACACCTGGTGGTCGTGGCGCGGGCAGGCGTTCGACAACGACGCGGGCTGGCGGCTCGACTACCAGATCGCGACGCCCGCGCTCGCGGACCTGGCGCGCAGCGTCGAGGTGGACCGCGCCGACGCGTACGCCGCGCGGTTCAGCGACCACGCCCCGGTCGTCGTGGGGTACGAGCTCTAG
- a CDS encoding MFS transporter — MTTSGSPGPDPAPPPPAAPAAARRRSLAFHPDFRRLWTGDALGQLGAQLTGLALPVFAVQHLGATEWQMGALGAAETAAFLVIGLPAGAWVDRMRKRRVLITADLVRAVVLAAVVALALTGHASMGLLYGAALVLSCASVFFDIAHQSYVPALVGLEHVVEGNSKLQATQSVAMVAAPAIGGALLRVISAPLLIVVNVVTYLVSAFAVGRIRHTEDLPARGEHPPLRAAIAEGLRFVVHQPLLRRIVACTGLGNMFHAAGEALVVLYALRHLGLDPAGLGLVFSAGAVGGLLGALLADRLARWVGEGRIIPVSALFFAPAYALTPLASPLRDLGVPPEVPLVAGGALLSFWVVVYNVAQVSFRQRLCPPTLLGRMNASVRFVVWGSMPLGALVGGWLGSTVGVLPTLWFAVAGVTLAAVPVLASPLLGMRELPGAEATAAAAPPSRSRPAEPSGPTGPSSGT, encoded by the coding sequence GTGACCACCTCCGGCTCCCCCGGCCCGGACCCCGCTCCTCCACCGCCCGCAGCCCCGGCAGCGGCCCGGCGGCGCTCGCTCGCGTTCCACCCCGACTTCCGGCGGTTGTGGACCGGCGACGCGCTCGGCCAGCTCGGCGCCCAGCTCACCGGGCTCGCGCTGCCCGTGTTCGCGGTGCAGCACCTCGGGGCGACCGAGTGGCAGATGGGCGCGCTCGGTGCCGCGGAGACCGCCGCGTTCCTCGTGATCGGGCTGCCCGCGGGCGCGTGGGTCGACCGCATGCGCAAGCGGCGCGTCCTCATCACCGCCGACCTCGTCCGGGCCGTCGTGCTCGCCGCGGTCGTCGCGCTCGCGCTCACGGGACACGCGTCGATGGGCCTGCTGTACGGCGCCGCGCTCGTGCTCAGCTGCGCGAGCGTCTTCTTCGACATCGCCCACCAGAGCTACGTCCCCGCGCTCGTGGGCCTCGAGCACGTCGTCGAGGGCAACTCCAAGCTCCAGGCCACGCAGTCGGTCGCGATGGTCGCCGCGCCGGCGATCGGCGGCGCGCTGCTGCGGGTCATCTCCGCCCCGCTGCTCATCGTCGTCAACGTCGTGACGTACCTCGTGTCGGCGTTCGCCGTCGGGCGGATCCGTCACACCGAGGACCTGCCCGCGCGCGGTGAGCACCCGCCGCTGCGGGCCGCGATCGCCGAGGGGCTGCGGTTTGTCGTCCACCAGCCGCTGCTGCGCCGGATCGTGGCCTGCACCGGGCTCGGCAACATGTTCCACGCGGCCGGCGAGGCGCTGGTCGTGCTCTACGCGCTGCGTCACCTCGGGCTCGACCCGGCGGGGCTCGGGCTCGTCTTCTCCGCCGGCGCCGTCGGCGGCCTCCTCGGCGCGCTCCTCGCGGACCGGCTCGCGCGGTGGGTCGGGGAGGGCCGGATCATCCCGGTCAGCGCCCTGTTCTTCGCCCCGGCCTACGCGCTCACGCCGCTCGCGTCACCGCTGCGCGACCTCGGGGTCCCGCCCGAGGTGCCGCTCGTCGCGGGCGGCGCGCTGCTGTCGTTCTGGGTGGTCGTCTACAACGTCGCGCAGGTCAGCTTCCGGCAGCGGCTGTGCCCGCCGACGCTGCTCGGGCGCATGAACGCCTCCGTACGGTTCGTGGTCTGGGGCAGCATGCCGCTCGGCGCGCTCGTGGGCGGCTGGCTCGGGAGCACCGTGGGCGTCCTGCCGACGCTCTGGTTCGCGGTCGCGGGCGTGACGCTCGCCGCCGTGCCCGTGCTCGCGTCGCCGCTCCTCGGGATGCGTGAGCTCCCGGGCGCCGAGGCGACCGCGGCTGCCGCACCTCCCTCGCGCTCCCGCCCCGCGGAGCCGTCCGGGCCCACGGGCCCGTCGTCGGGGACCTAG
- a CDS encoding ArsR/SmtB family transcription factor, producing MAGDERDAETRERDADARALASTVRLRILRLCLDEALTNRELAERLGRNPATTLHHVRTLVDRGYLAAEPVRRGARGSREVPYRATGRSWHSRRPNAFSRVLIDTFLEEVALADPDSVGTTRLGVRLDAAGKAELDRRVQELFDELAARPSDPDGTPYSIFYAIHEDAGRLRRDRPAG from the coding sequence GTGGCCGGTGACGAGCGCGACGCGGAGACACGCGAGCGGGACGCCGACGCGCGCGCCCTCGCCTCGACTGTGCGCCTGCGCATCCTCCGGCTGTGCCTCGACGAGGCGCTCACCAACCGCGAGCTCGCCGAGCGGCTGGGCCGCAATCCCGCGACGACACTGCACCACGTCCGCACGCTCGTCGACCGCGGCTACCTCGCCGCGGAGCCGGTCCGGCGCGGCGCCCGCGGCTCCCGCGAGGTCCCGTACCGGGCGACGGGCCGGTCCTGGCACTCACGCCGGCCCAACGCGTTCAGCCGCGTGCTCATCGACACGTTCCTCGAGGAGGTCGCGCTCGCCGACCCGGACAGCGTGGGGACGACGCGCCTCGGCGTCCGGCTCGACGCCGCGGGCAAGGCCGAGCTCGACCGGCGCGTCCAGGAGCTCTTCGACGAGCTCGCCGCACGGCCGAGCGACCCGGACGGCACGCCGTACTCGATCTTCTACGCGATCCACGAGGACGCCGGGCGCCTCCGGCGCGACCGGCCCGCGGGCTGA
- a CDS encoding ABC transporter permease, with protein sequence MSVLAGVRRSHARDDVRGADRFSVRDLLTEATYGIGARPGRLVLTILGTVLGIASVVVTVGLAQTAAGQINRQFDAVAATQVVAAPATTRGADGTERATARLPWDAEERAARLAGVEAAGTLAEVDVAGAAVTAVPVNDPSQPAGVAIPVVATSPGLLDAVRGEVVTGRYFDAGHDARADRVVVLGARAAERLGVHRVDRQPSVFIGETSYTVIGIVDGVQRRGELVDAVLLPQGTARADFDLTSPDQLQIRIAVGAGPVVGEQVPVALDPNAPDGFKVQVPPAGSTVRESVQADVNAIFLALGAVALLIGGLGIANVTLLSVMERVGEIGLRRALGATRRDIGAQFVVESVVVGLLGGLIGAAVGVAAVVVVSAVQSWTPILDTVVVLLSALAGGVIGLLAGIYPALKAAAIEPIAALRGGI encoded by the coding sequence ATGAGCGTCCTGGCGGGCGTGCGGCGGTCGCACGCCCGCGACGACGTGCGCGGGGCCGACCGGTTCTCGGTCCGGGACCTGCTGACCGAGGCGACCTACGGGATCGGTGCCCGCCCCGGGCGGCTCGTGCTCACGATCCTCGGGACGGTGCTCGGCATCGCGTCCGTGGTCGTCACCGTCGGTCTCGCGCAGACCGCCGCGGGCCAGATCAACCGGCAGTTCGACGCCGTCGCGGCGACCCAGGTCGTGGCGGCACCGGCGACGACGCGCGGGGCGGACGGCACCGAGCGCGCGACGGCTCGCCTGCCGTGGGACGCCGAGGAGCGGGCGGCACGCCTCGCGGGCGTCGAGGCGGCGGGCACGCTCGCCGAGGTCGACGTCGCGGGCGCGGCCGTCACCGCCGTCCCCGTCAACGACCCGTCGCAGCCAGCGGGCGTCGCCATCCCGGTCGTGGCGACGTCGCCCGGCCTGCTCGACGCGGTCCGCGGCGAGGTCGTCACCGGTCGCTACTTCGACGCGGGCCACGACGCCCGGGCCGACCGCGTCGTGGTGCTCGGGGCACGGGCCGCCGAGCGGCTGGGCGTGCACCGCGTCGACCGGCAGCCGTCCGTCTTCATCGGCGAGACCTCGTACACGGTGATCGGCATCGTCGACGGGGTGCAGCGGCGCGGCGAGCTCGTCGACGCCGTGCTCCTGCCGCAGGGCACGGCGCGCGCCGACTTCGACCTGACGTCGCCCGACCAGCTCCAGATCAGGATCGCGGTCGGCGCCGGGCCCGTCGTCGGCGAGCAGGTGCCCGTCGCGCTCGACCCGAACGCGCCCGACGGGTTCAAGGTCCAGGTCCCGCCGGCGGGCTCGACGGTCCGCGAGAGCGTCCAGGCCGACGTCAACGCGATCTTCCTCGCGCTCGGCGCCGTGGCGTTGCTCATCGGCGGCCTCGGGATCGCGAACGTCACGCTGCTGTCCGTGATGGAACGCGTCGGGGAGATCGGGCTGCGGCGGGCGCTCGGCGCGACGCGGCGGGACATCGGGGCGCAGTTCGTGGTCGAGTCCGTGGTCGTCGGGCTGCTCGGTGGGCTCATCGGTGCCGCCGTCGGTGTCGCGGCGGTCGTCGTGGTGTCCGCCGTGCAGTCGTGGACGCCGATCCTCGACACGGTCGTCGTGCTGCTCTCGGCGCTCGCCGGCGGCGTGATCGGGCTGCTCGCGGGCATCTACCCGGCGCTCAAGGCCGCGGCCATCGAGCCGATCGCTGCGCTGCGCGGGGGTATCTGA
- a CDS encoding ABC transporter ATP-binding protein produces MTVLEVFGEAPVEEPAPAVIELAALTRAFPGDPPVEALHAADLRIERGEYVSIIGPSGSGKSTLLHILGLLDRPTSGEYLLDGVPTGTASERERSALRGGRIGFVFQAFHLLPHRTVLDNVMLATLYSGVPRAERRDRALEALDRVHLSHRTGFLPTVLSGGERQRVAVARAVVASPRVLLADEPTGNLDTTNSAGVLDLFDELHADGLTLVVITHDPAVSARAQRRVRISDGTLTELA; encoded by the coding sequence ATGACCGTCCTCGAGGTGTTCGGGGAGGCGCCGGTCGAGGAGCCGGCGCCCGCCGTCATCGAGCTCGCCGCGCTGACCCGCGCGTTCCCGGGCGACCCGCCCGTGGAGGCCCTGCACGCGGCGGACCTGCGCATCGAGCGCGGCGAGTACGTGTCGATCATCGGCCCGTCGGGCTCGGGGAAGTCGACCCTGCTGCACATCCTCGGCCTCCTGGACCGGCCCACGTCGGGCGAGTACCTGCTCGACGGCGTCCCGACCGGCACGGCGTCCGAGCGCGAGCGCTCGGCCCTGCGCGGCGGACGGATCGGCTTCGTCTTCCAGGCCTTCCACCTCCTGCCGCACCGGACCGTGCTCGACAACGTCATGCTGGCGACCCTGTACAGCGGCGTGCCGCGCGCCGAGCGCCGCGACCGGGCGCTCGAGGCGCTCGACCGGGTGCACCTCTCGCACCGGACCGGCTTCCTGCCGACCGTGCTCTCGGGCGGCGAGCGCCAGCGCGTCGCGGTCGCGCGCGCCGTCGTGGCCTCGCCGCGCGTGCTGCTCGCCGACGAGCCGACCGGCAACCTCGACACGACGAACTCCGCGGGCGTGCTCGACCTCTTCGACGAGCTGCACGCCGACGGCCTCACGCTCGTGGTCATCACGCACGACCCGGCCGTCTCCGCCCGCGCGCAGCGCCGGGTCCGGATCTCCGACGGCACGCTCACGGAGCTCGCATGA
- a CDS encoding ABC transporter permease: MSGFVGTVVEAWDELRIHKLRVLLALVGVAVAVTAITGVTAIVQMLNQATHEMAERQSGRSVTLDIAAYPRGASAPSTAQYTAEYDRLVERYGIEHASRQMWTELPFRFPTGSRPVQMQVVDPAYGTIMRLVPEQGRWFTDADAGRFAPAVVVNEAFLDALGVADVSGHPTVLLGGETPVRTEVIGVYPNMWPEAPPEAYLLFDHYERWATPSTAYGPIVPTLKAWVPPDLAEEMQPLLTRDLRASLPGTDVNVMLPQEGWGAIDGAMRWAALGIGAIALLLGGLGLVNIALVTVRHRIREIGIRRSFGATSGRIFFGVLMESVVATVVAGLVGIVAAVAIIKNLPIERALGTGIQDMPPFPVSAALTGMACATAVGALAGLIPATVAVRVKVIDAIRY, from the coding sequence ATGAGCGGGTTCGTCGGCACGGTCGTCGAGGCGTGGGACGAGCTGCGCATCCACAAGCTGCGGGTCCTGCTCGCGCTCGTCGGCGTCGCGGTCGCGGTCACCGCGATCACCGGCGTGACGGCGATCGTGCAGATGCTCAACCAGGCGACCCACGAGATGGCCGAGCGCCAGTCGGGCCGGTCCGTGACGCTCGACATCGCGGCGTACCCCCGGGGCGCGTCCGCTCCCAGCACCGCGCAGTACACGGCCGAGTACGACCGGCTCGTCGAGCGGTACGGCATCGAGCACGCGAGCCGCCAGATGTGGACCGAGCTGCCGTTCCGCTTCCCGACGGGCAGCCGACCCGTGCAGATGCAGGTCGTCGACCCGGCGTACGGCACGATCATGCGCCTGGTGCCCGAGCAGGGACGCTGGTTCACCGACGCGGACGCCGGCCGTTTCGCACCGGCCGTCGTCGTGAACGAGGCCTTCCTCGACGCGCTGGGCGTGGCCGACGTGTCGGGGCACCCGACCGTGCTGCTCGGCGGCGAGACCCCGGTCCGCACCGAGGTCATCGGGGTCTACCCCAACATGTGGCCCGAGGCACCGCCGGAGGCGTACCTCCTGTTCGACCACTACGAGCGGTGGGCGACGCCCTCGACGGCGTACGGGCCGATCGTCCCGACGCTCAAGGCGTGGGTGCCGCCGGACCTCGCGGAGGAGATGCAGCCGCTCCTGACGCGCGACCTGCGCGCCTCCCTGCCGGGGACGGACGTCAACGTGATGCTCCCGCAGGAGGGCTGGGGCGCGATCGACGGCGCGATGCGCTGGGCGGCGCTCGGCATCGGCGCGATCGCGCTGCTGCTCGGGGGCCTGGGGCTCGTGAACATCGCGCTCGTGACCGTGCGGCACCGCATCCGGGAGATCGGCATCCGGCGCAGCTTCGGCGCGACGTCGGGCCGGATCTTCTTCGGGGTCCTCATGGAGTCCGTCGTCGCGACCGTCGTCGCCGGTCTCGTCGGCATCGTGGCCGCGGTCGCGATCATCAAGAACCTGCCGATCGAGCGCGCGCTCGGGACGGGGATCCAGGACATGCCGCCGTTCCCGGTCTCGGCGGCGCTGACCGGCATGGCGTGCGCGACGGCGGTGGGCGCCCTGGCCGGCCTCATCCCCGCGACCGTCGCGGTGCGTGTCAAGGTCATCGACGCCATCCGCTACTGA